Proteins encoded within one genomic window of Hermetia illucens chromosome 2, iHerIll2.2.curated.20191125, whole genome shotgun sequence:
- the LOC119649087 gene encoding dolichol-phosphate mannose synthase subunit 2 has product MASNSSVGKFICGAALAVFLYYFFWVSVLPFMLIEEDNWIHGLFPPLQYAFAIPAIFGVFFIGGLSVFTLVKIRHFI; this is encoded by the exons ATGGCGTCAAATTCCTCGGTCGGCAAGTTCATTTGTGGCGCAGCATTGGCAGTGTTCCTTTATTATTTCTTCTGGGTGTCAGTTCTGCCGTTTATGCTGATTGAGGAAG ACAATTGGATCCACGGATTGTTCCCGCCCCTACAATATGCGTTCGCGATCCCAGCGATCTTTGGGGTTTTTTTCATTGGCGGCTTGTCGGTCTTCACTCTGGTGAAAATACGGCACTTCATTTAA
- the LOC119649086 gene encoding nicotinamide riboside kinase 1: protein MQRVRCDTYLQSRNILHRPTSCVSVDKMVQWLVIGISGVTCGGKTSLATGLHSFFTTNQNKHILNTNLVVGDTFVLNQDNYFLPEDDMRHKLIPKLNHINWEVMTALDMEKMLSDIRDILKPGFILYDKNRILPTTFQEQHQQQINILILEGFLIFNHPQLLQLCQVKFHLHLPYEKCFQRRQNREYNPPDVTGYFEMCVWPMYERHFREIRDCEEIIMLNGELSRERLLNFALRCIGRFL, encoded by the coding sequence ATGCAACGCGTTCGATGTGATACTTATTTGCAGTCGAGAAATATTCTTCACCGCCCCACATCGTGCGTGTCTGTTGACAAAATGGTGCAGTGGCTCGTTATTGGCATTTCCGGCGTTACCTGCGGAGGGAAGACAAGCTTAGCGACGGGGTTGCACAGCTTCTTCACCACCAACCAAAACAAACACATCCTCAATACGAACCTGGTCGTCGGTGATACGTTTGTGCTGAATCAGGACAACTATTTCCTACCGGAGGATGATATGCGTCACAAATTGATACCAAAGCTCAATCACATCAACTGGGAGGTGATGACGGCGTTGGACATGGAGAAGATGCTATCCGATATCCGTGACATCTTGAAGCCTGGCTTCATCCTCTATGATAAGAACCGAATTCTACCGACCACATTCCAAGAGCAGCATCAACAGCAGATCAACATTCTCATCCTGGAGGGGTTCCTAATTTTCAATCATCCGCAGTTGTTGCAGCTGTGTCAGGTGAAATTCCATTTACACCTTCCTTACGAGAAGTGCTTCCAACGTCGTCAGAACCGAGAATATAACCCGCCTGACGTCACCGGCTACTTCGAAATGTGCGTGTGGCCAATGTATGAGAGACACTTTCGCGAAATTCGCGACTGTGAAGAAATTATTATGCTTAATGGAGAACTTTCGCGCGAGAGGCTACTCAATTTCGCCCTGCGGTGCATTGGGCGATTCCTGTAG